The DNA sequence GTCAGGGCGGACCAGAACCGGGCTTGCGCGCGCGGATCGCGGGCATCGAAGACGACCGCCGCGAGCGGACCGATGTCGCGGTACTCGTCGCGGGGCTCGAGCACGCAGAACTCGTTGCCACCGGGATCGGCGAGCACCACCCAGGGCACGTCGCCCTGCCCCACGTCCACTCGTGTTGCGCCCAGCGCGAGGGCCGTGCCGACCAGATCGGCCTGGTGGTCGGCCGATGTGGAGGCCACATCGAGATGGAGCCGGTTCTTGATGTGTTTGGGCTCGTCGGTCGCCGTGAAGCGAAGGCGCATCGCGTCGTCGAGGCGCACGGCGGCGTCATCGACCGCCGGCAGCTGCAACAGCTCCGACCAGAACGTCACGAGGGGTACCGGATCGGTGGATTCGACGAGCACCTCGCGTATGCGACTCATCGTCAGAGTGTGGCGTTCCCGGCGGTCCGCCGCCACCACCAGTGGGTCAGAGCCGAGTCAGGACCTCGACACCGCTGGCGGTGAATGCGTCGAGTGTGTCGGCGGGCAGAGCCGGATCGGTGATGATCCCGGACAGCTCGCTGAGGTCGCACACCTTGAAGGGGGCACGCGTCATGAACTTGCTGGAATCAGCCAGGGCGTAGCTGCGCCGACTGTTCTGCAAGACCGTCCGCTTGATGTCGACTTCCTGGAGTTCGAAGTCGGTGAGTCCCGCGGCGATCTCGATGCCGCCGGTGCCCAGGAAGGCGACGTCAGGATTCACATCGCGCAGGAAATCCCTTGCGGTGGAACCGGAGATCGACATGTCACCGGCGCGGACCTTACCGCCCGGCATGAACACGTCGATGTCGGACGCGGCGCTGAGAACCTCCGCGACCCACATCGACGGGGTGATCACCGTGCCGGCGAACGATCCGAGCATCGCGCGCGCGACGGCGATCGCGGTCGTGCCGATGTCGACGAACACCGTGTTCGCGCCGGGGAGCAACTGCGTGGCCAGCTGGCCGATCGAGTTCTTCTCATCCGCGGCCAGGACCGTGCGATCAGTGAACGAAGGTTCTTTGTTGCTGGTACGGACCTCGGCGTGGATGGCCCCGCCCCGGACCCGCTGAAGCTGCCGGGTCTCGTCGAGGGTCTTGAGGTCGCGCCGCACGGTCTCGACCGAAACGCCAAGCGCCTCAGCCAGTTCGTCACTGGAAATCGACCGACGGGCGGACACGAGCTCGACGATCTTCTCCCGCCGAGTCGCAGCAAGCATGTGGCCCTCCTTTTCCACGGGCCGAAGGCGCCGCCCCATCCAGTATCGAAGCGGGCCGATTTATCTGTCAAGAGCGGGCAAGAACGGTCACTGAGTGCGAATAGGCCGGGCTGGACGTCAAGTGGATCGGCCCACAGGTCAATTTTCGTGACTGTAACGCTCCGTTAATGAACTGTCTTGACCGATAGAGACTGTTGTTGCAGACTGTGCGATGTCTCACGTCGTCGGCCGCGTCGCCCATGCGTGGGCGGGACGCGTGCCCTGTGAAGGCGGATGCGCTCAGCAACCCGAGGGCCCTGTCGAAGTTCCATCACATCGGAAGGACAGCAATGCGAAGAGCGAAGAAGTTTTTGGGTGTGCTGTGCGCAGCGG is a window from the Mycolicibacterium litorale genome containing:
- a CDS encoding DeoR/GlpR family DNA-binding transcription regulator, producing the protein MLAATRREKIVELVSARRSISSDELAEALGVSVETVRRDLKTLDETRQLQRVRGGAIHAEVRTSNKEPSFTDRTVLAADEKNSIGQLATQLLPGANTVFVDIGTTAIAVARAMLGSFAGTVITPSMWVAEVLSAASDIDVFMPGGKVRAGDMSISGSTARDFLRDVNPDVAFLGTGGIEIAAGLTDFELQEVDIKRTVLQNSRRSYALADSSKFMTRAPFKVCDLSELSGIITDPALPADTLDAFTASGVEVLTRL
- a CDS encoding VOC family protein, with product MSRIREVLVESTDPVPLVTFWSELLQLPAVDDAAVRLDDAMRLRFTATDEPKHIKNRLHLDVASTSADHQADLVGTALALGATRVDVGQGDVPWVVLADPGGNEFCVLEPRDEYRDIGPLAAVVFDARDPRAQARFWSALTGLPVTREHPVYASLRQQSRFWLEFIRVDEPKTVRNRLHLVVDGPDLPRLDPEGNEILTT